In one Zobellia galactanivorans genomic region, the following are encoded:
- a CDS encoding RsmB/NOP family class I SAM-dependent RNA methyltransferase, producing the protein MKLHRNLVFAVIDALNLIFNEGEYADKVVQKVLKFDKRWGARDRGFIAETTYEMVRYKRLYTEIAEVKAPFSRPDLFRMWAVWAVLKGIKLPDWKQLEPTPERRIKGRFDELSKIRKYRESLPDWIDEICLKALGEKLWNEESAALNQQAEVILRTNTLKTKKETLRKALLDEGIVAEPIKGYADALRLPERANVFVTESFKKGYFEVQDASSQLVAAYLDVKPGQRVVDTCAGAGGKSLHLAALMENKGQLIAMDIYGSKLKELKRRARRNNAHNIETREIDSTKVYKKLYGSADRVLIDAPCTGLGVLRRNPDSKWKMQPEFLEKITKTQHEIIRNYSKIVKPGGKMVYATCSILPQENNDQVQSFLASEEGKDFSLVKEKKIYASKSGFDGFYMALLEKK; encoded by the coding sequence ATGAAGCTACATAGAAACTTGGTTTTCGCAGTAATCGATGCCTTGAACTTGATTTTTAACGAAGGGGAGTATGCCGATAAGGTGGTACAGAAAGTACTAAAGTTCGATAAACGTTGGGGTGCCCGAGATCGCGGCTTTATTGCCGAGACCACTTATGAAATGGTCCGCTACAAACGTTTGTATACCGAAATTGCCGAGGTAAAGGCTCCCTTCAGTAGACCCGACCTTTTTAGAATGTGGGCCGTATGGGCCGTTTTAAAAGGAATAAAACTTCCAGATTGGAAGCAACTTGAACCTACACCGGAACGTCGTATCAAAGGGCGTTTTGACGAACTTTCGAAAATAAGGAAATACCGCGAGTCACTACCCGACTGGATCGATGAGATCTGTCTTAAGGCTTTAGGGGAAAAGCTATGGAACGAAGAAAGTGCCGCACTCAACCAACAGGCCGAAGTAATTTTAAGGACCAATACCTTAAAGACCAAAAAGGAAACCCTTCGCAAGGCCTTATTGGATGAAGGTATCGTTGCCGAACCTATCAAAGGATACGCCGATGCCCTCCGATTACCCGAACGCGCCAATGTTTTCGTTACCGAGTCTTTCAAAAAAGGATATTTTGAGGTACAAGATGCCTCTTCACAGTTGGTGGCCGCATATTTAGATGTAAAGCCAGGACAACGTGTGGTCGATACCTGCGCCGGTGCCGGTGGAAAATCACTTCACTTGGCGGCCCTTATGGAAAACAAGGGACAACTTATCGCTATGGATATCTATGGCAGTAAGCTTAAGGAACTGAAACGACGTGCCAGAAGAAACAATGCCCATAACATCGAAACCCGCGAAATCGATTCTACCAAGGTCTATAAAAAATTATACGGCAGTGCCGATCGCGTTTTGATAGATGCCCCATGTACGGGTCTTGGCGTGCTTCGCAGAAATCCGGATAGCAAATGGAAAATGCAGCCCGAGTTTCTTGAGAAGATTACGAAAACGCAGCACGAGATCATTCGCAACTATAGCAAAATCGTTAAACCGGGCGGAAAAATGGTGTATGCCACCTGCTCTATCCTTCCTCAAGAAAACAACGACCAGGTACAATCTTTTCTAGCTTCAGAGGAAGGAAAAGACTTCAGTTTGGTCAAGGAGAAAAAGATATATGCCTCCAAAAGTGGGTTTGACGGTTTCTATATGGCATTGCTAGAAAAGAAGTAA
- a CDS encoding VPS10 domain-containing protein, with amino-acid sequence MRTLFPFLLVVLLVSCSEKRKAPSFTSVAVQTVYEDSVSIRAIELMGNSLGYAGNNGVFGSIDLATGKVMESVQEYRDSLPEFRSIAHTSSDFFMLSIANPALLYKTGDKGRMQLVYKEEDENVFYDAMSFWNDKEGIAIGDSMNGCLSILITRDGGNTWEKIPCSELPEGVEGEGAFAASNTNIKVLGDKAWVATTKSRIYFSADKGKTWQIQKTPISSEAPTQGIFSVDFYNEKLGMAIGGDFTRPEINKANKAITEDGGKTWQLIADGQNPQYKSCVQFVPGSEGNGLVAIGFTGISYSNDRGLTWKSLSDEPFYTLRFFDSNTAYAAGKHRIAKLVFK; translated from the coding sequence ATGCGCACTCTATTTCCTTTTTTACTTGTTGTTCTCTTGGTTTCGTGTTCCGAAAAACGGAAGGCCCCATCATTTACATCGGTGGCCGTTCAAACGGTATATGAAGATTCCGTAAGTATCCGAGCCATAGAGCTTATGGGCAATAGCTTGGGCTATGCGGGGAATAACGGCGTCTTCGGTAGTATAGATTTGGCTACGGGCAAGGTGATGGAAAGCGTTCAGGAATATCGAGATAGCCTACCCGAGTTTCGCTCTATTGCGCATACTTCCTCCGATTTTTTTATGCTTTCGATAGCGAATCCGGCCTTGCTGTACAAAACGGGCGATAAGGGGCGTATGCAATTGGTATACAAAGAAGAGGACGAAAACGTGTTTTACGACGCCATGAGTTTTTGGAACGATAAGGAGGGAATTGCCATAGGGGATAGTATGAACGGATGTCTGAGCATTCTGATCACAAGGGACGGGGGAAATACATGGGAAAAAATACCCTGTTCGGAATTACCGGAAGGAGTGGAAGGTGAAGGGGCCTTTGCGGCCAGCAATACGAATATTAAGGTTTTGGGGGATAAGGCGTGGGTAGCCACCACCAAAAGCCGCATTTATTTTTCGGCTGATAAGGGCAAGACATGGCAAATACAAAAGACCCCGATTAGTAGCGAAGCCCCAACCCAAGGTATTTTTTCCGTTGATTTTTACAATGAAAAGCTAGGGATGGCCATTGGGGGCGATTTCACCCGGCCGGAAATCAACAAAGCGAACAAGGCCATTACCGAAGACGGTGGTAAAACCTGGCAGTTGATTGCCGACGGTCAAAATCCACAATATAAAAGTTGTGTACAATTTGTGCCCGGCTCAGAAGGCAATGGCCTTGTGGCTATCGGTTTTACCGGAATATCCTACTCGAACGATAGGGGGCTAACTTGGAAGTCGTTATCGGACGAACCCTTTTATACCCTCCGTTTTTTCGATTCCAACACGGCCTACGCTGCAGGTAAGCACAGAATCGCCAAACTCGTTTTTAAATAG